One genomic window of Prochlorococcus marinus str. NATL2A includes the following:
- a CDS encoding GTP-binding protein, with amino-acid sequence MIYQRDIATKCKFLLGQWKENLNLTNYERTKFEDTLNQLDFQINKLEKKELQISVHGRVGVGKSSLLNALIEKQVFPTDIINGNTKTSKSYKWDERFQGLNKVELIDSPGIDEINNSNKEEINFNTVLDTDLILYVIDSDITRVDMNSIEDLLRHNKPILIVLNRCDQWNRRETKLILSSVHRKLSFCKQKVKIALVSSSPRKAKIKPDGTIRSEKTIPKVDILKNELKDIIDQSGDFFLCINTLRIADRFYNLLKENRLLKKKKEAQNLIGRYATLKASGVALNPFLMIDLITGLAFDSSLIIQLSKLYGLEVGGPTARQLVKKLSFQNSLLGGAQIGIQITLNILKQIMIFAAPLTGGLSLAPTAPIAIAQAALAIHATKLIGRLAAYKFLMGTSRNDGRPRLMLKYLLKNNSDFRIMIGDFKFLTSSTEKNKNYLLP; translated from the coding sequence ATGATTTACCAAAGAGATATAGCTACAAAATGCAAGTTTTTACTTGGTCAATGGAAAGAGAACTTAAATCTCACTAATTACGAAAGAACAAAATTTGAAGACACTTTAAATCAACTTGATTTTCAAATAAATAAATTAGAGAAAAAAGAACTACAGATATCAGTGCATGGCAGAGTAGGAGTTGGCAAATCAAGCTTATTAAATGCATTAATTGAAAAGCAAGTATTTCCAACTGATATAATTAATGGTAATACAAAAACCAGTAAATCTTATAAATGGGACGAAAGATTTCAAGGCTTAAATAAGGTTGAGCTAATCGACTCTCCCGGCATAGATGAAATAAATAATTCTAATAAAGAAGAAATAAATTTTAATACTGTCCTAGACACAGATTTAATACTTTATGTAATTGATAGTGATATAACGAGAGTCGATATGAACTCCATTGAAGATCTATTAAGGCATAACAAACCAATACTAATAGTCTTAAATCGTTGTGATCAATGGAATAGAAGAGAAACAAAACTAATACTCTCAAGTGTTCACAGAAAATTATCATTTTGCAAACAAAAGGTTAAAATCGCTCTAGTATCCTCATCTCCAAGGAAAGCAAAAATAAAACCAGACGGAACTATTAGGAGTGAGAAAACAATCCCTAAAGTTGATATTCTCAAAAATGAACTTAAAGATATTATCGACCAAAGTGGTGATTTTTTTCTTTGTATAAATACTTTAAGAATTGCAGACCGATTCTATAACTTACTCAAAGAGAATCGACTACTGAAAAAGAAAAAAGAAGCACAAAATTTAATCGGCAGATATGCAACTTTAAAAGCCTCAGGGGTAGCACTTAATCCCTTCTTAATGATTGATCTTATTACCGGTCTAGCTTTTGATAGTTCTCTTATTATTCAACTAAGTAAATTATATGGGTTAGAAGTAGGTGGCCCCACCGCCAGGCAATTAGTAAAAAAGCTTAGTTTCCAAAATTCATTATTAGGGGGTGCGCAGATAGGAATACAAATTACTTTAAATATTCTCAAGCAAATAATGATATTTGCAGCACCTCTGACTGGAGGATTAAGCCTTGCTCCCACTGCTCCTATAGCCATTGCTCAAGCAGCTCTTGCTATTCATGCGACAAAACTTATAGGTCGTCTCGCAGCTTATAAATTTCTAATGGGGACAAGTAGAAATGATGGCAGGCCTCGATTAATGTTGAAATATCTTCTCAAAAACAACTCAGACTTTAGAATAATGATTGGTGACTTTAAATTTCTTACATCAAGTACGGAAAAAAATAAAAATTATTTGTTGCCATGA
- a CDS encoding nicotinate-nucleotide adenylyltransferase, translating into MKLKNNSIALFGTSADPPTLGHEALLSELTKIFPKVITWASDNPDKNHQIPLLKRTQLLRILVKKISHPKLELVQELSSPRTIHTLKKAFQLWPEASFSFVIGSDLAMHVPKWLNAKSILSKVRIAIAMRDGWPISDVQLAEIKKLGGKIEILPFTIPESSSSKFRERPQKVLIPKELVPLLLEENLYGLADNRK; encoded by the coding sequence ATGAAACTCAAAAATAATTCAATAGCTTTATTTGGTACAAGTGCTGATCCACCTACTCTTGGTCACGAGGCCTTATTAAGTGAATTAACAAAAATCTTCCCAAAGGTTATAACTTGGGCAAGTGATAACCCTGATAAAAACCATCAAATTCCACTTTTGAAAAGGACTCAGCTTTTAAGGATTCTGGTAAAAAAAATCTCGCATCCTAAATTAGAACTAGTTCAAGAATTGAGTAGCCCTAGGACAATTCATACTCTAAAAAAAGCTTTCCAACTATGGCCTGAAGCGAGTTTTAGTTTTGTAATTGGTAGTGATTTGGCTATGCATGTTCCAAAGTGGCTTAATGCTAAGTCTATTCTCAGCAAGGTAAGAATAGCTATCGCGATGAGAGATGGATGGCCAATTAGCGATGTACAGCTAGCCGAAATTAAAAAGCTTGGCGGCAAAATTGAGATATTACCTTTTACAATACCTGAATCATCAAGTTCAAAATTTAGAGAGAGACCTCAAAAAGTACTTATTCCTAAGGAGCTTGTCCCATTACTGCTTGAAGAGAATCTATACGGTCTAGCAGATAACAGAAAATGA
- a CDS encoding NAD+ synthase produces the protein MKLALAQLNPVIGDLDGNSKKIFEICEEIKDKDVDLVITPELSLIGYPPKDLLFNPRLFEEEKDVLNKLSKRLSNLSQNLSVLIGIAEPTPDIEIPKLYNSVVLLEKGTWRIVARKQLLPTYDVFDEKRYFRSAENSSILSFNFQKKLWKIGITICEDIWVEQNLQNEKILGKDPLKLLENEKLDLLINLSASPFIESKSLIRQRIAAKAAIRLSCPVIYVNQVGGNDELIFDGSSFALNKEGELKQELPSFKESVGLCDISSLKQQASILSKYPTSQEVIFRALVLGVKDYARKCNFHSAVIGLSGGIDSALVATIAVAALGISKVHAILMPSPWSSAGSVKDATTLANRLGINHQKIPISDVMNSFNDILSNSIWGMPTGITAENLQSRIRGTILMAIANQKKHLLLSTGNKSELAVGYCTLYGDMNGGLSVIGDLYKTSVFDLCDWIDSESSSSCRNDFSLPEKGEIISSEIRDKPPSAELRPEQLDSDSLPEYSILDQILKGLIEQHLPTEVLIEKGFDKKIVHKVANLLKNAEFKRYQAPPLLKISNQAFGSGWKKPIASGQIL, from the coding sequence ATGAAATTAGCTCTGGCCCAACTAAATCCAGTTATTGGAGATCTCGATGGTAATTCCAAGAAAATATTTGAAATATGCGAAGAGATCAAAGACAAGGATGTGGATCTAGTAATAACACCAGAGCTTTCTTTAATCGGCTACCCTCCAAAAGACTTATTATTTAATCCAAGACTTTTTGAAGAAGAAAAAGATGTCCTAAATAAATTAAGCAAAAGATTAAGTAATCTTAGTCAAAACTTATCTGTATTAATTGGTATTGCAGAACCAACTCCAGATATAGAAATTCCTAAACTCTACAATTCAGTTGTGCTTTTAGAAAAAGGTACCTGGAGAATCGTAGCCAGGAAGCAACTCCTACCTACTTACGATGTATTTGATGAAAAACGTTATTTTCGTTCCGCAGAGAATAGTAGTATTTTAAGTTTTAATTTTCAAAAAAAACTTTGGAAGATAGGAATCACTATCTGTGAAGACATATGGGTTGAGCAAAATCTACAAAATGAAAAGATCCTAGGGAAAGATCCTTTAAAACTCTTAGAAAACGAAAAATTAGATTTGCTTATCAATCTTTCAGCTTCTCCATTTATTGAATCGAAAAGTTTAATACGTCAACGCATAGCAGCCAAGGCAGCCATACGTCTTTCATGCCCGGTGATCTATGTCAATCAAGTAGGAGGGAATGATGAATTGATCTTTGACGGATCTAGTTTTGCGCTTAATAAAGAAGGCGAGTTAAAACAAGAACTTCCTAGTTTTAAAGAGTCAGTTGGTCTTTGTGATATATCTTCCCTCAAGCAACAAGCTTCGATATTAAGTAAATATCCAACATCACAAGAAGTCATTTTCAGGGCTCTAGTGCTTGGAGTTAAAGATTATGCAAGAAAATGTAATTTCCACAGTGCCGTTATCGGATTAAGTGGGGGTATTGACTCAGCCCTAGTAGCAACTATTGCAGTAGCAGCTTTAGGTATCTCTAAAGTTCATGCGATTTTAATGCCTTCTCCATGGAGTTCAGCGGGGTCCGTAAAAGATGCAACCACATTAGCTAATCGACTGGGAATAAATCATCAAAAGATTCCGATCTCAGATGTAATGAATAGTTTTAACGATATTTTATCCAATTCAATATGGGGAATGCCAACCGGTATCACAGCTGAGAATCTACAATCTCGCATTAGGGGAACAATATTGATGGCCATAGCAAATCAAAAAAAACATTTACTTCTATCAACAGGAAACAAGTCAGAACTTGCCGTAGGATATTGCACACTTTACGGAGACATGAATGGGGGCTTGTCTGTAATTGGAGATCTTTATAAGACAAGTGTATTTGATCTATGTGATTGGATAGATAGTGAATCGTCATCAAGTTGTAGAAATGATTTTTCTCTCCCTGAAAAAGGAGAAATTATAAGCTCTGAGATAAGAGACAAGCCTCCAAGCGCTGAATTACGGCCAGAACAATTAGATAGCGACTCTTTGCCTGAGTATTCCATTCTTGATCAAATACTAAAAGGATTAATTGAACAGCACTTACCAACTGAGGTGTTAATAGAAAAAGGATTTGATAAAAAAATTGTTCATAAAGTAGCCAACCTTTTAAAGAACGCTGAATTCAAACGTTATCAAGCACCTCCTTTATTGAAAATTAGTAATCAAGCATTTGGAAGTGGGTGGAAAAAACCTATAGCCTCAGGACAAATCCTTTAA
- a CDS encoding DUF3326 domain-containing protein, which yields MTNAEPLPTLLIIPTGIGCNVGGYAGDAIPAARLLASASGCLITHPNVMNGGSLYWPDNCIQYVEGYSLNLFASGEVFLKPVRQQKVGLLLDAGLESDLKKRHLQVADGCVASLGLDIGPVMTTEKAIQINLKKGMSGSSWGNIEEPDVLLRAAEKLKQAGATAIAVVTRFPDESDELETKLYRQGHGVDIIAGVEAVISHFLVKHLLIPCAHAPGLAPLPIDYDLDPRTSGEEIGYTFLQSVLVGLSRAPDLIYKSEMKVKENTLFQVNTFLSNRDLGAVVVPQGALGGEAVLSCIERFIPLIIVSNQGVLNVSSTKMRLDSLSGNRDKNILYAENYIEAAGLITALRHAINVKSLRRPIDCLKQLNDE from the coding sequence ATGACTAATGCTGAACCTTTGCCAACATTATTGATTATTCCTACTGGCATAGGGTGCAATGTTGGTGGATACGCAGGGGATGCAATCCCTGCAGCAAGACTCTTAGCTTCTGCGAGTGGATGTTTAATAACTCATCCTAATGTTATGAATGGTGGGTCTTTATATTGGCCAGATAATTGTATCCAATATGTAGAAGGATATAGTTTAAATCTTTTCGCCTCTGGAGAAGTGTTTTTAAAACCAGTAAGACAACAAAAAGTTGGTTTACTATTAGATGCTGGATTAGAGTCTGATTTAAAGAAAAGACATTTACAAGTTGCCGATGGCTGTGTCGCAAGTTTGGGTCTAGATATTGGCCCTGTAATGACTACTGAAAAAGCCATACAAATTAATCTAAAAAAAGGTATGAGTGGCTCAAGTTGGGGAAATATTGAAGAACCAGATGTTCTTTTAAGAGCTGCTGAAAAACTTAAGCAAGCTGGCGCAACAGCAATTGCTGTGGTAACTCGCTTTCCTGATGAAAGTGATGAATTAGAAACTAAGCTTTATCGACAAGGTCATGGCGTAGATATTATTGCGGGGGTCGAAGCTGTAATAAGTCATTTCCTTGTAAAACATTTATTGATTCCATGTGCACACGCACCTGGCTTAGCACCCTTGCCAATTGATTATGATCTAGATCCTCGAACCTCTGGAGAGGAAATAGGATATACATTTCTGCAAAGTGTTTTAGTTGGTCTTAGTCGTGCACCTGATCTAATTTATAAGTCAGAAATGAAAGTTAAAGAAAATACTTTGTTCCAGGTCAACACTTTTTTAAGTAATAGAGATTTAGGAGCTGTTGTTGTGCCACAGGGGGCATTAGGTGGCGAGGCCGTCTTGTCTTGTATCGAAAGATTTATTCCTTTGATAATAGTTTCCAATCAAGGAGTATTAAATGTTAGCTCTACAAAGATGAGGCTGGATAGCTTAAGTGGTAATAGAGATAAGAATATTTTGTATGCTGAGAATTATATAGAGGCTGCAGGATTAATAACAGCTTTACGTCATGCGATTAATGTTAAGTCTCTGCGAAGACCAATTGATTGTTTAAAGCAATTGAATGACGAATAG
- a CDS encoding F0F1 ATP synthase subunit gamma, protein MANLKDIRDRIVSVKNTRKITEAMRLVAAAKVRRAQDQVLRSRPFADRLARVLENIQSRMQFEAADSPLLNKREVKTITLLAVTGDRGLCGGYNANIIKRTEKRYAELKGQGYSPDLVLIGKKAIGYFENRSSLYKIRATFKELEQVPTSEDAASITSEVLAEFLSESTDRVEVIFTKFVSLVSCNPTIQTLLPLDPQGIADSEDEIFRLTTKDSQLIIEKDAAPSNEEPKLPSDIVFEQSPDQLLNALLPLYLQNQLLRALQESAASELASRMTAMNNASDNAKELAKNLTIDYNKARQAAITQEILEVVGGASA, encoded by the coding sequence AGAATTGTCTCTGTCAAAAATACTAGGAAAATCACAGAAGCAATGAGACTTGTTGCTGCTGCGAAAGTTCGCAGAGCACAGGATCAGGTCTTAAGGAGCAGACCTTTTGCTGATCGATTGGCAAGGGTTTTAGAAAATATTCAATCAAGAATGCAGTTTGAAGCCGCTGACTCTCCTCTTTTAAACAAGCGTGAAGTTAAGACAATTACTCTCTTAGCTGTCACTGGAGATAGAGGATTATGTGGGGGATATAATGCGAACATAATCAAACGAACAGAGAAGCGATATGCCGAATTGAAAGGTCAAGGATATAGCCCCGATTTAGTTCTAATTGGTAAAAAAGCAATAGGATATTTCGAAAATAGATCTAGTCTTTACAAGATTAGGGCTACTTTTAAAGAATTAGAACAAGTCCCAACTTCTGAGGATGCTGCCTCTATAACTAGTGAAGTATTAGCAGAATTTCTCTCTGAAAGTACTGATCGAGTAGAGGTCATTTTTACTAAGTTTGTAAGTTTGGTTAGTTGTAATCCAACAATACAAACTCTATTACCTTTAGATCCTCAAGGAATAGCAGATTCAGAAGACGAAATTTTTAGATTAACTACAAAAGATAGCCAATTAATTATTGAGAAAGATGCTGCTCCTTCTAATGAAGAGCCGAAACTACCATCGGATATTGTGTTTGAACAAAGTCCCGATCAGCTTTTGAATGCTCTTTTACCTCTTTATTTACAGAATCAATTATTACGTGCATTACAGGAGTCCGCTGCTTCAGAATTGGCGAGTAGAATGACTGCGATGAATAATGCTAGTGATAATGCTAAGGAATTGGCTAAAAATCTTACTATTGATTATAATAAGGCTCGACAAGCAGCAATTACGCAAGAAATATTAGAAGTTGTCGGTGGAGCTTCAGCATAG